A genomic segment from Kyrpidia tusciae DSM 2912 encodes:
- a CDS encoding XdhC family protein, with protein MRDLEDIFEAGLAESEAGRPVAIALVAGVEGSAYLHAGARRWVRSGALQVGAL; from the coding sequence ATGCGGGATCTCGAAGATATCTTTGAGGCCGGGTTGGCGGAATCTGAAGCCGGACGCCCGGTGGCCATAGCGCTGGTGGCCGGGGTAGAAGGGTCCGCCTATCTCCACGCCGGGGCGAGGAGGTGGGTGCGATCCGGGGCACTTCAGGTGGGGGCTCTATGA
- a CDS encoding vWA domain-containing protein, whose protein sequence is MSTERGDHLLSERALLASGNRILANCAAFFRGLRRMGIPVSAEQEALAVEALACLPPGDETAIREGWRAILAHNPTERQWFDIAWRQFVLMLVGVREPLVATQTLMASVARLRASWRNPPQVIWLGAGRDDSEPSQSEAQVPLVVRGGRSAEETLRDRDAARLTPEELRQLERVDLAPLWRSSRRERTGRKGRHWDPSATLRSAARYGECLELKRRRRMVRRRRSVWVCDISGSMEPYSRMVLRFVHAVARAGNPVELFVCSTRLTRLTPALALRDADRALAEMIGGAPDWSGGTRLAAGLRRLRLEWGRRLLPGSVLILVTDGLEAEDPEALGVEVRRLRGLASRTIWLNPARSDPDYEPTARGGVRLAGAVDHHWPGYSWRNFEEAWERLGDLEKPSAAGGKRDAGSRRYL, encoded by the coding sequence ATGAGCACGGAGAGAGGGGATCATCTGCTCTCGGAGCGGGCGCTGCTTGCGAGCGGGAATCGGATCCTTGCCAACTGTGCGGCGTTTTTTCGGGGGCTGCGGCGAATGGGGATTCCCGTGAGCGCAGAACAAGAGGCGCTTGCCGTTGAGGCCTTGGCCTGTCTCCCACCGGGGGACGAAACGGCGATCCGGGAGGGTTGGCGGGCGATCTTGGCCCACAATCCGACGGAGCGGCAATGGTTTGACATCGCTTGGCGGCAGTTTGTCCTGATGCTGGTCGGGGTCCGGGAACCCCTCGTTGCCACCCAGACGCTCATGGCGAGTGTCGCAAGGCTGCGGGCGTCTTGGCGGAACCCCCCGCAGGTGATCTGGCTGGGGGCCGGTCGCGACGACTCCGAACCATCGCAGTCCGAGGCGCAGGTCCCCCTCGTGGTGCGGGGCGGCCGGAGTGCCGAGGAAACGCTGCGCGATCGGGATGCCGCCCGGCTGACGCCTGAGGAACTGCGGCAATTGGAAAGGGTGGATTTGGCTCCTCTGTGGCGGTCCAGCCGAAGGGAGCGAACCGGGCGAAAGGGGCGGCACTGGGATCCGTCGGCTACCCTCCGGAGTGCCGCCCGGTACGGGGAGTGTTTGGAACTCAAACGCCGCCGGCGGATGGTGCGCAGGCGACGATCTGTCTGGGTCTGTGATATCAGTGGCTCGATGGAGCCCTACAGCCGGATGGTGCTGCGGTTCGTGCACGCGGTGGCCAGGGCGGGAAATCCGGTGGAACTCTTTGTTTGCAGTACCCGCTTGACTCGGTTGACTCCGGCTTTAGCGTTGCGAGACGCGGATCGAGCCTTGGCGGAAATGATCGGCGGGGCGCCGGATTGGTCGGGAGGCACCCGGCTGGCGGCCGGACTGCGGCGATTGCGCTTGGAATGGGGTCGGCGGCTCTTGCCGGGGTCCGTTCTGATATTGGTGACCGATGGTCTTGAGGCGGAAGATCCGGAGGCGCTTGGCGTGGAGGTGCGGAGACTGCGGGGGCTTGCAAGCCGCACTATATGGCTCAACCCGGCCAGATCGGATCCCGACTACGAGCCCACCGCCCGAGGTGGGGTGCGGTTGGCGGGTGCGGTGGATCACCACTGGCCGGGCTACAGTTGGCGTAATTTTGAAGAGGCGTGGGAACGCCTAGGCGACCTGGAAAAACCATCTGCTGCGGGAGGAAAACGCGATGCGGGATCTCGAAGATATCTTTGA
- a CDS encoding CoxG family protein codes for MRVEYRYTYQTTPEELWSILNDPDVLKRRLPGCKRLEEVGEGKYTSELGLDVGPVKGTFTGEVEVRDPHPPQEYKLHVKGSGKPGGIDALAQIRLEQQDGNTILICSADAHVTGIMASVGQRIMGGVAKLLLGQFFKGVDQEIKRAQS; via the coding sequence TTGCGCGTCGAATACCGATATACATACCAAACAACGCCGGAGGAGTTGTGGTCGATTCTGAATGATCCCGATGTGTTAAAGCGTCGGCTCCCGGGATGCAAACGGTTGGAGGAAGTGGGAGAAGGGAAGTACACCTCGGAGCTGGGGCTCGATGTGGGGCCTGTCAAAGGCACGTTTACTGGAGAGGTGGAGGTGCGGGATCCCCATCCGCCGCAAGAGTACAAGCTGCATGTCAAAGGGAGCGGAAAGCCTGGGGGAATCGATGCCCTGGCCCAAATCCGCCTGGAGCAACAGGACGGGAACACGATCTTGATATGCTCCGCCGATGCCCATGTCACGGGAATCATGGCTTCGGTGGGCCAGCGCATCATGGGTGGGGTGGCGAAGTTGTTATTGGGGCAGTTTTTCAAAGGTGTCGATCAGGAGATTAAGCGGGCACAGTCATAG
- a CDS encoding FAD binding domain-containing protein: MIPAAFAYERARSVREAVQLLEAHQGEAKVLSGGHSLIPLLKLRLTSPGVLIDIGGISELRGISVEGSRVVVGALTTHYEVASSDIVRDKLPVLAEAAKQIGDLQVRNRGTVGGNIAHADPASDLPAVALALDATVTIEGPSGRSEVPVADFILGPLLTSLGASDVVVSVAFPIPQGSWKGAYEKYPHPASGYAVAGVAAVLGVENGAIRDARVGITGVADTPYRAREVEAALIGQPAGEETVRRAAERADAEGSFSGDLFASEDYRRHLSRVYTRKALLRCLP; encoded by the coding sequence ATGATTCCAGCAGCTTTTGCGTACGAACGGGCGCGATCGGTTCGGGAAGCAGTGCAATTGCTGGAAGCCCATCAAGGGGAGGCGAAGGTCCTCTCCGGGGGGCACAGCCTGATTCCGCTGTTGAAACTGCGGCTCACCTCTCCCGGGGTGCTGATCGATATCGGTGGTATCTCCGAACTCCGCGGTATCTCGGTGGAAGGAAGCCGGGTGGTGGTGGGAGCTTTAACGACTCACTATGAGGTGGCGTCGAGCGATATCGTTCGCGACAAGTTGCCGGTGCTTGCGGAAGCCGCAAAGCAGATAGGGGATCTCCAGGTACGAAACCGGGGCACAGTGGGGGGCAACATCGCCCATGCCGATCCGGCCTCAGATCTGCCTGCGGTGGCGCTGGCCTTGGATGCCACGGTCACGATCGAGGGTCCGAGCGGACGAAGTGAGGTGCCGGTGGCGGACTTTATTCTCGGCCCCCTGCTCACGTCTCTCGGGGCAAGCGACGTGGTGGTGTCCGTGGCCTTCCCAATCCCCCAGGGTTCTTGGAAGGGTGCGTACGAGAAATATCCCCACCCGGCCTCTGGTTATGCGGTGGCGGGGGTGGCGGCGGTTCTCGGAGTGGAGAACGGTGCAATCCGCGACGCACGGGTAGGGATAACCGGAGTGGCGGATACGCCGTACCGAGCCCGGGAGGTGGAAGCAGCCTTGATCGGCCAGCCCGCCGGGGAGGAGACGGTGCGCCGGGCCGCAGAACGGGCTGATGCCGAGGGCAGTTTTTCCGGAGACCTCTTTGCATCGGAGGATTACCGCCGGCATCTGAGCCGGGTCTACACCCGAAAGGCTTTGCTGCGGTGTCTCCCCTGA
- a CDS encoding nucleotidyltransferase family protein encodes MIGPGDVERRVGAVILAAGLSTRMGRPKCWLPLGGRPLFLYSVEAAVRAGLHPVILVGSEDPRPFREVVKDRTVEVVPNPERHRGMSTSLIRGLDQLQGRAQAVMILLADQPLVTESLISALLQEYQMGYKAGVRIVRPTFEGLPGHPVLIDEELFAEMMAITGDEGGRSVLARHRDRMKMVPWGDERAGLDIDTPHAYQQLLKTFLPVQQGCGDHSRSQGKRVDPEPPSTRAQ; translated from the coding sequence ATGATCGGGCCGGGGGATGTAGAACGCCGGGTGGGCGCGGTGATCTTAGCGGCCGGTCTGTCCACCCGCATGGGGAGGCCGAAGTGTTGGCTGCCGCTGGGAGGAAGGCCGCTTTTTTTGTACAGCGTGGAAGCCGCGGTTCGGGCGGGTCTTCACCCGGTGATTCTCGTGGGGAGCGAAGACCCGCGGCCGTTCCGCGAGGTGGTCAAAGATCGGACTGTGGAGGTGGTGCCCAACCCGGAACGCCATCGAGGGATGTCCACGTCATTGATTCGAGGTCTGGACCAGCTACAGGGACGCGCGCAGGCCGTCATGATCCTACTCGCTGACCAACCGTTGGTGACGGAATCGCTGATTTCGGCGTTGCTTCAGGAATACCAGATGGGGTATAAGGCTGGGGTGCGCATTGTTCGCCCGACTTTTGAGGGATTGCCCGGCCACCCGGTTCTGATCGATGAAGAACTTTTTGCTGAGATGATGGCGATCACCGGGGACGAAGGCGGCCGGTCCGTTCTCGCCCGTCACCGGGACCGCATGAAGATGGTGCCCTGGGGGGATGAACGGGCGGGTTTGGATATCGATACGCCCCATGCCTATCAGCAGCTGCTGAAGACGTTTCTGCCGGTTCAACAAGGTTGCGGCGACCATTCCCGTTCGCAAGGAAAACGGGTCGATCCCGAACCGCCCTCGACCAGGGCCCAATAG
- a CDS encoding AAA family ATPase has product MEAVRSALRREGYIADHSLAVAVFLTLRLERPLFLEGEPGVGKTEVAKVIAAAVGRPLVRLQCYEGIDRESALYEWDFPRQMLHIRLAEAAGMPGGGQGETEKVWRERLEGELFSRRFLLRRPLLAAVDSQGPAPVLLIDEVDRSDEEFEAFLLELLGEFQVTIPEIGTLRAEEKPVVILTSNRTREIHDALKRRCLYHWIDYPDFSKELEILRLKVPGVPRELAIRICQFVQRLRREPLYKRPGVAETIHWAEALSALGARSLDPKVVEETLGCLVKYRDDVEVLTAVREDRPYFADLLGEIEAMPG; this is encoded by the coding sequence TTGGAGGCCGTCCGGTCGGCTCTTCGCCGGGAAGGGTATATTGCCGATCATTCCCTTGCCGTCGCGGTGTTTTTGACCTTGCGGCTGGAGCGGCCTCTTTTTCTCGAGGGAGAACCGGGGGTGGGCAAGACGGAGGTGGCGAAGGTGATCGCCGCAGCCGTCGGCCGCCCCCTTGTCCGCCTTCAGTGCTACGAAGGGATCGACCGGGAGAGCGCCCTGTACGAATGGGATTTTCCTCGCCAGATGCTCCACATCCGTCTGGCGGAGGCGGCCGGGATGCCCGGTGGTGGGCAGGGGGAGACGGAGAAAGTTTGGAGAGAACGACTCGAAGGGGAGCTTTTTTCCCGTCGCTTCTTGTTGCGACGGCCGTTACTCGCGGCCGTGGATTCCCAAGGGCCCGCGCCTGTTTTGTTGATCGATGAGGTGGACCGGAGCGATGAGGAATTTGAGGCGTTTCTTTTGGAACTGCTCGGGGAGTTTCAAGTGACGATCCCGGAGATTGGTACTCTAAGGGCCGAGGAGAAGCCGGTGGTCATTCTCACGTCCAATCGGACCCGGGAAATTCACGATGCGTTGAAGCGTCGTTGCTTGTATCATTGGATCGATTATCCGGATTTTTCGAAGGAGTTGGAGATCCTGCGTCTCAAGGTGCCCGGGGTTCCCCGGGAGTTGGCGATTCGGATCTGTCAATTCGTCCAGCGGCTACGCCGGGAACCCCTCTATAAAAGGCCCGGGGTGGCGGAGACGATCCATTGGGCCGAGGCGCTTTCCGCCCTGGGAGCCCGGTCATTGGATCCCAAAGTCGTGGAAGAGACCCTCGGGTGTTTGGTGAAATACCGGGATGACGTGGAAGTTCTCACCGCGGTGCGAGAAGATCGGCCCTATTTTGCAGATCTGCTTGGCGAGATCGAGGCGATGCCGGGATGA
- the moaA gene encoding GTP 3',8-cyclase MoaA, translating to MEPLICLDDSVGTGRLVDRFGRVHDYLRISVTDRCNLRCLYCMPAHGVQFMESRRLMTYEEIVTVVRVAARLGVKRLRITGGEPLVRPDIDRLIEALGAIPGIEDMAMTTNALLLAGRAERLFRAGLRRINISIDSLKPDRFAKITRGGDLARVLRGLEEAERVGMAPIKINVVLMKGLNEEEIDDFLRLSVEKPYVVRFIEYMPIGHEDETWKEAYLPLNRVLERAAELGYEIEPTAVPGNGPAENWRIRGGAGAFGLIHPVSAHFCSACNRLRLTADGYLKPCLYWQEELNVRRCNGDEAALEAMFYRALDIKPERHEMAEALEGKERSHLPTVRRMSQIGG from the coding sequence ATGGAACCCTTGATTTGTCTGGATGATTCGGTAGGCACCGGCCGGCTGGTGGACCGGTTCGGACGGGTTCACGATTATCTGCGCATTTCCGTCACCGACCGCTGCAATCTTCGCTGCCTGTACTGTATGCCCGCGCATGGGGTTCAATTCATGGAATCCCGGCGGTTGATGACCTACGAAGAGATCGTCACCGTGGTGCGTGTGGCGGCCCGCCTCGGGGTCAAGCGGCTGCGGATCACCGGGGGGGAACCCTTGGTCCGGCCGGACATCGACCGCTTGATTGAAGCCCTCGGAGCGATTCCGGGGATTGAAGACATGGCCATGACCACCAATGCCCTTCTTCTGGCCGGCCGTGCCGAACGGCTGTTCCGGGCGGGGCTCCGGCGGATCAACATCAGCATCGATTCATTAAAACCGGACCGCTTTGCCAAAATTACCCGGGGTGGGGATCTCGCCAGGGTGTTGCGCGGGCTGGAGGAGGCGGAGCGGGTGGGCATGGCTCCCATCAAGATCAACGTGGTCCTGATGAAGGGCCTGAACGAAGAGGAAATTGACGATTTTCTGCGCCTTTCGGTGGAAAAACCGTATGTGGTGCGGTTTATCGAATATATGCCCATCGGGCACGAAGATGAGACATGGAAGGAAGCGTACCTGCCCTTGAACCGGGTGTTGGAACGCGCTGCGGAGTTGGGGTATGAGATCGAGCCGACGGCCGTGCCGGGAAACGGCCCCGCGGAAAATTGGCGCATTCGGGGCGGGGCGGGGGCTTTCGGACTCATTCATCCAGTGAGTGCACATTTTTGCTCAGCCTGTAACCGACTACGCTTGACCGCGGACGGCTATCTAAAACCGTGCCTGTATTGGCAGGAAGAACTGAACGTCCGACGCTGTAACGGCGACGAAGCAGCCTTAGAGGCCATGTTTTACCGAGCTCTGGACATTAAGCCAGAGCGTCACGAGATGGCGGAAGCCTTGGAAGGGAAGGAACGCAGCCATCTGCCCACTGTCCGCCGCATGTCCCAGATCGGGGGGTGA
- a CDS encoding MFS transporter, producing MKWTALLIVAASVFLDTVVYGAIVPIVPLYLAEIGAPGWALGAVFATYSAGLLAGGVPFGLLADRWGRRPVLLLGLAGLVVTTLAFAWSASVWPLILSRLLQGLAAAAIWSAGPALVTDVAPPEWRGRYLSIAMTGTNLGTIVGPVFGGTVAGWFGRSAPFYVIAAAAAVLFFAVFALPKGKGIAGEEAPPTRVVLSVPEIRLGAVIITVAAFGYGILEPLLPGDLHARFGLDMAGVGIAFGIMSAAYTAVQPLLGWLADRRDHRSMILAGTLFAAILSPAVALAPTVAAAVTTLTIFGIAGGIMMIPCMPMMTAAADRTFGSGGYGVAFGIVNTAYSLGLAVGPPAATALANNLGLLAVMIAYSLVLLLAAGAVLRTFTRRTAAH from the coding sequence ATGAAATGGACCGCCCTGTTGATTGTGGCGGCTTCCGTGTTCCTTGACACTGTCGTCTACGGGGCCATCGTCCCCATCGTGCCCCTGTACCTGGCCGAAATCGGTGCCCCGGGTTGGGCCCTGGGCGCTGTATTCGCCACCTACTCCGCCGGGTTGCTGGCCGGAGGAGTACCCTTTGGCCTCCTGGCCGACCGCTGGGGGCGGCGCCCGGTGCTCCTCCTCGGCCTCGCCGGACTCGTGGTCACCACCCTGGCTTTCGCCTGGAGCGCCTCGGTGTGGCCGCTGATCCTCAGCCGCCTGCTTCAGGGACTGGCGGCGGCGGCAATCTGGAGCGCGGGCCCGGCTCTGGTGACCGATGTGGCACCCCCGGAGTGGCGGGGGCGATACCTTTCTATCGCCATGACGGGGACGAACCTCGGCACCATCGTCGGCCCGGTCTTCGGGGGCACCGTGGCCGGCTGGTTTGGCCGTTCCGCCCCTTTTTACGTCATTGCCGCCGCGGCGGCCGTCCTCTTTTTCGCCGTCTTCGCCCTGCCAAAGGGTAAAGGGATCGCCGGGGAAGAGGCGCCGCCCACCCGGGTGGTCCTGAGTGTTCCCGAAATCCGCCTGGGAGCCGTTATCATCACCGTGGCCGCCTTCGGTTACGGAATTCTGGAACCGCTGTTGCCCGGCGATCTGCACGCCCGTTTCGGCCTCGACATGGCCGGGGTGGGAATCGCCTTCGGAATCATGAGCGCCGCATACACCGCGGTGCAGCCTCTTCTCGGGTGGCTGGCCGACCGCCGGGACCACCGCTCCATGATTCTGGCGGGGACTCTGTTTGCCGCCATCCTCTCCCCCGCCGTCGCCCTCGCGCCCACCGTCGCCGCCGCCGTCACGACCCTCACCATCTTCGGCATCGCCGGGGGGATCATGATGATTCCCTGCATGCCCATGATGACAGCGGCGGCCGACCGCACGTTTGGCTCCGGCGGATATGGGGTGGCCTTCGGCATCGTCAATACCGCCTACTCCCTGGGCCTGGCCGTGGGCCCGCCCGCGGCCACCGCCCTGGCGAACAACCTGGGACTGCTGGCCGTGATGATCGCCTACAGCCTCGTCCTGCTCTTGGCCGCCGGGGCGGTACTCCGGACCTTCACCCGGAGAACAGCCGCACACTGA
- the sfsA gene encoding DNA/RNA nuclease SfsA: MQGTGIEFPPLVEGVFLRRLNRFEAQVEVEGVTVRVHVPSPGRLTTAVAPGMPCFLASTPGAGRKLPYRLFMTRPEGHWVVIDSLVANRMIKQMLNREGLPGLSAGRIRQWRPEPRWGHGRFDFEVIDEEGMRHLIEVKSVNDAEDGVARFPDAPTVRGARHLRELVELQRLGAGRGWALFVVLREDAEDFAPHRAIDPAFAEALGDAARAGVEVWAIWSDIGPKGMWLKGWTPWRPG; encoded by the coding sequence ATGCAAGGGACGGGCATTGAATTTCCCCCGCTGGTCGAGGGGGTATTTTTGCGTCGACTGAATCGCTTTGAAGCGCAAGTCGAGGTGGAGGGCGTGACGGTCCGGGTGCACGTGCCGAGCCCCGGTCGGCTGACCACGGCGGTTGCCCCGGGGATGCCGTGTTTTCTGGCGTCGACGCCCGGCGCCGGGCGAAAGCTGCCTTATCGCCTGTTTATGACCCGGCCTGAGGGTCACTGGGTGGTCATTGACTCGCTGGTGGCCAATCGGATGATCAAACAGATGCTGAACCGGGAGGGGCTGCCCGGGCTCTCGGCCGGTCGAATCCGCCAGTGGCGTCCTGAACCCCGATGGGGGCATGGGCGGTTTGATTTTGAGGTGATCGATGAGGAAGGTATGCGACATTTGATTGAAGTGAAGTCTGTGAATGACGCCGAGGATGGGGTGGCGCGGTTTCCGGATGCCCCCACGGTCCGGGGAGCCCGGCACCTTCGCGAACTGGTGGAATTGCAACGCTTGGGGGCCGGGCGGGGGTGGGCGCTGTTTGTGGTGCTGCGGGAGGATGCGGAGGACTTTGCGCCTCACCGGGCCATCGACCCGGCTTTTGCCGAGGCGCTGGGGGACGCCGCAAGGGCCGGGGTGGAGGTGTGGGCGATCTGGAGCGACATCGGGCCCAAGGGGATGTGGTTGAAAGGTTGGACGCCCTGGCGGCCCGGGTAG
- a CDS encoding (2Fe-2S)-binding protein: protein MAATKTVVSLKVNGVERTAEVEPRLLLVHLLRDVLGLTGTHIGCDTSQCGVCTVLIDGRAVKSCTVLAVQADGHEITTVEGLAQEGQLHPVQEGFWEKHGLQCGYCTPGAMMTAVEILRQNPNPTDEEIREGLEGVICRCTGYENIVRAVKYAAERMRG from the coding sequence ATGGCGGCGACCAAAACGGTGGTAAGCCTCAAAGTGAACGGCGTGGAACGCACGGCAGAGGTGGAGCCCCGGCTGTTGTTGGTGCATCTTCTCCGGGATGTGCTGGGGCTGACGGGGACTCACATTGGCTGTGATACCAGCCAATGCGGGGTGTGCACGGTGCTCATAGACGGCCGGGCGGTCAAGTCCTGCACAGTGCTGGCTGTTCAGGCCGACGGCCACGAAATCACCACGGTGGAAGGCTTGGCCCAGGAGGGTCAGCTTCACCCGGTGCAGGAAGGGTTTTGGGAGAAGCACGGTCTCCAGTGTGGGTATTGCACCCCCGGGGCGATGATGACGGCGGTGGAGATTTTGAGGCAAAATCCCAATCCCACCGATGAGGAGATTCGCGAAGGTCTGGAAGGAGTCATCTGTCGGTGCACGGGATACGAGAATATCGTCCGCGCGGTCAAATATGCCGCTGAGCGGATGCGGGGTTAA
- a CDS encoding xanthine dehydrogenase family protein molybdopterin-binding subunit: MASVFGTAIKRREDPRLITGNGRYTDDVQLPGMLYAAILRSPHAHAKIRRLDVEKAKRAPGVVAVFTGGDVAGKVAPIPTAWLPPGSDIKTTAHPALAVEKVRYVGDGVAMVVAESRYAARDALELIEVDYEVLPAVVDAEKAMEEGAPVLHDDAPGNVAFHWQAGEDPAAEFEGADVVVRHRFRQQRLIPNAMEPRSAVAQYNAGSGEMTMWLTSQNPHIHRFLLSNILGIPEHKLRVVAVDVGGGFGSKIACYADEALVGFAARELGRPVKWTEDRRENFLVTTHGRDEVIYAELAGKRDGTMVGLRIRMVANMGAYLSTAAPGVPTILFGLITVGPYRIAKAHVDVFGVFTNTTPTDAYRGAGRPEATYVIERMADLFAKEIGKDPVEIRKKNFIPSDAFPYTTALGLQYDSGDYEGTLRRAMDMLNYEEFRKEQERLRAQGRYVGLGWSTYVEICGLGPSQVAGAVGFQGGLWESATVRVHPGGKVTVFTGASPHGQGEETTFAQIVADRFGIPVEDVEVVHGDTDRISMGWGTYGSRTTPVGGSAIAVAADRVLEKARKIAAHMLEVSEEDVEFADGTFQVKGVPSRQVKFQDVVLQAHLAWNLPPGVEPGLEAQAFYDPVNFCYPFGAHACVVEVDPETGKIEILRYVAVDDCGPVINPMIVEGQVHGGIVQGVGQALWEGAVYDEQGQLVTGSFMDYAMPKAKFFPAFETAHTVTPAPHNPLGVKGIGETGTIAATPAVVNAVVDALAPFGVTDLEMPLTPEKIWKVIHGREA; the protein is encoded by the coding sequence ATGGCGAGCGTGTTCGGCACAGCGATCAAACGGCGGGAAGACCCGAGGCTCATTACCGGCAACGGTCGGTACACGGATGACGTGCAGCTGCCCGGTATGTTGTATGCGGCGATCTTGCGCAGCCCCCATGCCCATGCGAAGATTCGCCGGCTGGATGTGGAGAAGGCCAAGCGGGCCCCCGGGGTGGTGGCGGTGTTCACCGGTGGGGATGTGGCCGGAAAAGTGGCGCCGATTCCCACGGCGTGGCTCCCTCCGGGTTCGGACATCAAGACCACGGCCCATCCGGCCCTGGCGGTGGAAAAGGTGCGTTATGTCGGGGACGGCGTGGCGATGGTGGTGGCCGAGAGCCGCTACGCGGCCCGGGATGCCCTGGAGTTGATCGAGGTCGACTACGAGGTTTTGCCGGCGGTGGTGGATGCGGAGAAGGCGATGGAAGAAGGGGCGCCAGTGTTGCACGACGACGCGCCCGGGAACGTGGCGTTCCACTGGCAGGCGGGGGAAGATCCGGCGGCGGAATTCGAAGGGGCCGATGTGGTGGTGCGCCATCGGTTTCGCCAACAGCGGCTGATTCCGAACGCGATGGAGCCGCGTTCGGCGGTGGCTCAATATAACGCCGGAAGCGGTGAGATGACCATGTGGCTCACTTCCCAAAACCCGCACATTCACCGTTTTCTTTTGTCGAATATTCTAGGTATTCCGGAACATAAGCTGCGGGTTGTCGCGGTGGATGTGGGAGGGGGATTCGGCAGTAAGATTGCCTGTTATGCCGATGAGGCTTTAGTGGGTTTTGCGGCGCGCGAATTGGGGCGGCCGGTGAAATGGACCGAAGATCGCCGGGAGAATTTTCTCGTTACGACCCATGGCCGGGATGAGGTCATCTACGCCGAGTTGGCCGGCAAGCGGGACGGAACCATGGTGGGACTTCGGATTCGCATGGTGGCGAACATGGGGGCTTACCTGTCCACGGCGGCGCCGGGGGTGCCGACGATCCTCTTTGGATTGATCACGGTGGGGCCGTACCGGATCGCCAAGGCGCATGTCGACGTGTTCGGGGTCTTTACGAACACCACGCCGACGGATGCGTACCGAGGGGCGGGGAGGCCCGAGGCCACCTATGTGATCGAGCGGATGGCCGACCTGTTTGCCAAAGAGATTGGAAAAGATCCGGTGGAGATTCGGAAGAAGAATTTCATTCCGTCAGATGCGTTTCCTTACACGACGGCTCTAGGGCTGCAATATGACAGCGGGGACTACGAGGGAACCCTGCGAAGAGCCATGGATATGCTCAATTACGAAGAGTTCCGGAAGGAGCAAGAGAGACTCCGGGCTCAGGGCCGGTACGTCGGCCTCGGATGGTCGACCTATGTCGAGATTTGCGGACTCGGGCCGTCACAGGTGGCCGGCGCTGTGGGATTCCAGGGCGGTCTGTGGGAGAGCGCCACGGTGCGGGTGCACCCAGGCGGCAAAGTGACGGTGTTCACCGGCGCCTCGCCCCACGGTCAAGGGGAAGAGACCACCTTTGCCCAGATTGTGGCAGATCGGTTTGGAATTCCGGTGGAAGATGTGGAGGTGGTTCACGGCGACACCGACCGGATCTCCATGGGGTGGGGAACCTACGGATCCCGGACAACGCCGGTGGGGGGCAGCGCCATTGCCGTGGCCGCTGACCGGGTGCTGGAAAAGGCCCGGAAGATCGCCGCACATATGCTCGAAGTGTCCGAAGAGGATGTTGAATTTGCAGATGGAACTTTTCAGGTGAAAGGGGTGCCCAGCCGTCAGGTGAAATTCCAGGACGTGGTTCTTCAAGCTCACCTGGCGTGGAACCTCCCGCCCGGGGTGGAGCCGGGCCTTGAGGCCCAAGCGTTTTATGATCCGGTGAATTTCTGCTATCCCTTTGGCGCCCATGCCTGTGTCGTGGAAGTGGACCCGGAAACGGGGAAGATTGAGATTCTCCGCTACGTGGCGGTGGATGATTGCGGGCCGGTGATCAATCCGATGATCGTCGAAGGCCAGGTGCACGGCGGGATCGTACAGGGAGTGGGCCAGGCACTGTGGGAAGGGGCGGTGTACGACGAGCAGGGGCAGCTGGTGACGGGCTCTTTCATGGACTACGCAATGCCCAAAGCGAAATTCTTCCCGGCCTTTGAGACCGCCCACACCGTCACGCCCGCTCCGCATAATCCCCTCGGGGTCAAAGGGATCGGAGAAACGGGCACCATCGCCGCAACGCCTGCCGTGGTCAACGCGGTGGTCGATGCTCTGGCGCCTTTCGGAGTCACCGACCTGGAGATGCCGTTGACGCCGGAGAAGATCTGGAAGGTCATCCATGGGAGGGAAGCCTGA